The DNA sequence CGATTGTGCCTTCCCATTGTCACTATTTGAGTGAAGGGGCAAGAGGAGTCAATAATCTGCTGcacaagaggaaggaaaggaCAAATTTCAAAGGGCTAGGATGCTTCCAGAGTCCATGTATTTTTTAAGTATCTGAAACTACTGGCATTTGTTAATTCTGCTGCTTGCAAGAACTGTGGCAGCCTGTGAAGAACTAGTTGCATGCCAttgctgctgatttttttcttcctgtctgcaATTATATGTAATCTGGGTTTGGCAGCCAGGAAGAGGAGGATCACTCTAACTTTGCAGGAGGCAGGTTTGATTTGTCTGTAGATAGCAGGAAATTTTAATAacgaggatttttttttgttttgccttatcataagacattttaaaaaggcTATGAGGGCTTTAATGCTCACTGTACATTGCCAATAATAGCACAGATTTTCTTGTTGCTCTCTTTAATTTTTCTAGGTCCTAATCACGTGTCTATGCAGCAGTCAGGCCAGAACACTAtgcccacaacctctctgagtaTGACTGTCAGCAGTCATGGAACTGGGCCTGGTTATAGCCATACAGTGCCTGCATCTCAGAATGTGCCAATGCAAGGCCAGGGGTCAATAGGCAATTATGTCTCTCGAACAAACATCAACATGCAGTCTAATCCAGGTAAattccctcttcctccttctgggCCAACATGCCTTTTCAGTGACCTCAGAGGTGTACCACACATGAATGGgttctgcaaatattttctgtAGACAGGGACAAACACACAAGAGGAAAAGATAGCTTTAAGACATCTTTGCATTTCAAGGTGTCAGGCACCAGTGTAAGTCAGAACAGTTTCAGACTTGCTTTAACTTACATCAGCTTGGTATGGTTAGCAATGAGTTGTGGAAAAGAGGTTTAGCTACAAGTGCAACAGCACTATCTTATAGCCCCTGACAGCAAATCCCACAGCTGTGGGAGGGATTGGCAAAGCACCCTTATTCTAGCTGAAAGAGCCTGCCAGACAAAGAATATTGCACATTTATTGTTTGTACATTACTTCCCTATTCTTATTATATTACTGATATAATATAACACTGCTTGAAGGGCATAGAGAGACTAGCAGACAACTCAGAATTAATCTCTGACTTGTAAAAATGATTGTTACTGAGCATTGAATGGGATATCCAAAGCTTAAGAATTCTTTCAGACAATGTGAAATTCAGGGAGCAAATACATCCTAAAATGTCAGTTTATTTTTAACTCTCAGCAGGTAAagatggaagaagaagaaagagttgATTAGTgaagaaaagcagcaataaatGAGGCAGGAGGTAGAGAGGAACAAATATCagttcttatttctttctttaatccTACTATAATAATGATTACATTCTTTTAAATAATCTAATAATAATCAAGGTtagatgtattttttaaatgtctgacTGAAACAAATGGCAAGAACTGACCATGTAATAACATCCTTTCTGGATTACAGTGCAGAAGAGTTAAATATAAGTAGTAGGAAAACATCTCCCCCTGTGGAAAATTCACAGAATGATCAGGATGCAAGTTTGTTGAAGGTTTTAACTTGCTTCCAAAGAGACTAGGGAGAGAACTGTCACATCGttttagaaaacagtattttccatgTACATTATAGTCTCCATGATGCACCAGCAAGCAGCGACGTCACATTACAACTCAGCGCAAGGAGGGAGCCAGCATTACCAGGGGCAGTCCTCCATTGCCATGATGAGTCAGAGCAACCAAGGCAACAGCATGATGGGTCAGCGACCAATGGGCCCTTACAGAGCTTCACAGCAAGGTAAAATCTGTTATTAGACTGATCATATTCAGTCATTCCTGTGGGGTAGATAAGCCAACAAGATTTCTAAGTCACATTTATGAATAGGGAATCCCAGCTGGGAAGGGAGGAAATCTCGAATGGTGAGAGTACAAAGACAATCAGAAGAATTTTACTCTGTTTTcaagatttgtttatttatttatttatttcagctgtTCAGAAGTAATTCTGCCTAACAGGGATCATATACCACTAAAGAAAAAGATGAACAATTTGATACACAGCTCACTGAAGCCACTGggaatattttcatttccttcaaaTGGCAGTGGATCAGCCATAACATGGCACAGTTAACAAGGAAGGCATTTCTGCAAACAAGATATCAGTTTGCCAGCAATTAATATAAAAAATTCATCCAAGGCAAGGAAAACACTGAAGAATACCTACCATGCTCTAATACCTCTCTGGAAAAAGTTCTATGAAGCAATAAAACTGCTAGACTGATTGTAATATAAACTGAATTTTGCTAGGaaacaaattaataaatatattaataaatatattaataaaaatatatttaattctaACTACATTATTAAGCATGGAATACATTCCTGTGCTTTTTAGTAACTCAGATTAGTAAATGAAATGTAGCCAATGCTTTTGATATTGCCACATAACTGAGTGGTTTTAGGACATGCTACTGACAATGGCATAATTTCAATTTCAGCCAGCTTCTTTCTGAGAATATGAActtatttcctttttctagtGAGCAAAACATCTTTGAAACAGTTCTCAGCATACATAATTTTTTTACTTAGCCAGATGTAAGTTTTCTCCAAAAATATTTAGATAACAAAAACATCCCTTAAGAGTTCATAGACTCAGTATGCTCTCACTTGTCTTTGCCTTGCAGGTTCCTCGCAACAGTACATGGGTCAGGAAGAGTATTACAGTGAACAGTACAGCCATGGACAAGGCTCATCAGAACCTATGAATCAGCAATATTATCCAGATGGTAATTCCTCTGAGCTGTAATCACTGTAATACTGATAAAATGTAGAATAGCATGACTGTCACATGGAAGGATGTGGCAAATCCGTAAGAATTGTCTCCAATTTAAGTGCTAGAAAATTCTAATCCCAGTACATGAGAGTCTGTGTATACGTTCACATCATATTCAACTTCCTGTCAGAGGGGGGTCTCTATTTCCTCTTAGCCTCATCTTCATGCATAAGCAGCTTCTTCAATATTTGTATTCAacaatatatatagttatattaaCAATGTATCAGGTAAGTCTTTGCAATTCATCTTTTTCTTGCAGGACATGGTGATTATGCCTATCAGCAGTCATCCTATACTGAGCAGAGCTATGACAGGTCATTTGATGACTCTACACAGCACTATTATGAAGGAGGTAGGAAAACATATTGGCAATCTTTGTAAACCAAAGCTCTAATCCCCTAAAATACTAAGGATACAGCGCATTTATGAAATACGACTTATAATTTCTGCATCATTAAACTGCTACTTAGCTATTACTTAAGGAATGTCCAGGAAATGGAATTTAGCTATGTATactgttttttaaaccaaaagtGTATCAGGCTCTATACAGAATACCATGTCAGTAATTGGACAGTAAGGCAGTCATGCTGTGCAGCCTTGTGGGATCAATGATAGCTTGTACATAGCCTGATGTTCCTTAGAAAAATGATCCTTGGATGTAGCTGAGCCAGGTGGAACTATAGCTGTGGATATTAAACCTGTTATGTTGTGGGAGAAAAGAATTCCAGGATATCAGTATCCTCCAATCTTACAAAAACTGTATAATGAACATTTTATATAATGCAAATAAAGATAACTATATTAAAATAGAAGGTTATGATGACAAAGGTAAGCAAATGTGCTGCAGTTAGAAATGGGGTTCAGAGCTGGAAGTGAGAAAGCCTAGTGGTAGTTCCAGGACCAAGTTTTTTTAGTCTTGCTTAATTCACCTTACAAATTGTGAAAAACAATAGGTTCAATGAGACTGATCTTTGAAAATCGCCAATACTATGAGCTTGCGATTCTACCACTAAAAAAATATGAACAACAGTATATCAACATATTCAGTGATACTACAGGATATCTAAACTCTAATTGACTGCAGAAATATTAACGTAATTACGATACAGCTAGATGGCATTTAGGAAAAGCAAATTCCTATTATATAATCTccattcattctgttttttcaggATACTGCAAATGGAATTTCCTTCttagatgttttaaaaaatatcagtagCAACTAAATGTTTGGTCTTTCTGGAGTATACAAATAAACATTATTATTATCTtgaagaaaatactgtgggagGGCTTCCTAAGAAACCAGCTATTGCACCCTGTTGCTCTTATCTTTGTGCTCTTTTCTTCTGGAACACTTTTTgagtaaaaaaaatccttttgggaacaggttgtttgtttgcttgtttagtgATGTGTACACATAAACAAACAACTCTCTCCCTTTCAAAAGAACTAAAATTCACAAGAGGAATAAACTCATCATGACTGGCCAAATGCAAGCATCTGTTTCTGAAAAGAGTACTCTTCTATGAGTTCCATGTCAAGACTCCTGACTTCCTTATTTTCCTTATGATTAGCATGTACAGTGAGACACCTGGTTCATTTATAACCAAACtagttcaatttttttctttaggtaaTTCTCAGTatagccagcagcaggcaggataCCAACAGGGAGCTGCACAACAGCAAACATATTCCCAGCAGCAATACCCAAATCAGCAAAGTTACCCAGGACAACAGCAAGGATATGGTAAGAAAACTGTCATTTACACCGACATGGCAAGTACTTGCAGTCCTGCATCCTGACGTCTCCATTCCTAACCTAAAATATGCTGTAAACTATCTTCCTGAGTAACCTTGACACCCGCTTACCAAAACTAGCCAAACAGCATTGCATAAAAAGGGATTCTGTACAGTAACATACATTAATATAGCACTGCATGCCATACTGCTCTGTTATCATACTGAATCCTGTTCTCTTTTGAGGAGTTGAAAATGTTATGTAGAAAATACACTTATGCCTCATATTGACTTTCTTGTAAGTGTAGATAA is a window from the Apteryx mantelli isolate bAptMan1 chromosome 18, bAptMan1.hap1, whole genome shotgun sequence genome containing:
- the SS18L1 gene encoding calcium-responsive transactivator, which codes for MSVAFASARPRGKGEVTQQTIQKMLDENHHLIQCIMDYQSKGKTAECTQYQQILHRNLVYLATIADSNQNMQSLLPAPPTQNINLGPGGMTQSASNQSLHSQSNLSDAIGTGLPPSSLMQSQISNGPNHVSMQQSGQNTMPTTSLSMTVSSHGTGPGYSHTVPASQNVPMQGQGSIGNYVSRTNINMQSNPVSMMHQQAATSHYNSAQGGSQHYQGQSSIAMMSQSNQGNSMMGQRPMGPYRASQQGSSQQYMGQEEYYSEQYSHGQGSSEPMNQQYYPDGHGDYAYQQSSYTEQSYDRSFDDSTQHYYEGGNSQYSQQQAGYQQGAAQQQTYSQQQYPNQQSYPGQQQGYGPAQGASSQYSSYQQGQGQQYGSYRASQTGPSAQQQRPYGYEQGQYGNYQQ